CAACGCGGCCGCCCAGTCGGGGGCACTGGCCGCGCTGGCCCAGGCGGACGAGGTGCGCCGGCGGTGCGCGCTGGTGGTGGCCGAACGCGAGCGGGTCAGCGAGGCATTGAGCAAGCTCGTCCCGGGCGTGCCGGCGAGCCAGGCGAACTTCGTCTGGCTGCCGCTGGCCGACCGGGCGGTGGAGTTCGGCCGGGCGTGCGAGTCGCGCGGCGTGATCGTCCGCCCGTTCCCCGGGGACGGGGTTCGGGTCACCATCGGCACGCCGGACGAGAACGACGCCTTCCTGGCCGCGGCCGAGGCGGCGCTGGGCTGACGGGGCTGGGCTGACGTGCGTTTGGGCTGACGGCGTTTGGGCCGACGGGTCACGTCGCGGCGACGATCAGCGGTTCCGAGGTGAAGTAGTACCGCTGGTCGTCCCCGTCGGGGTCGACCGGTTGGCGCAGCCGTTCCACCACCACGTACCCGTCGGCCGCGTACGCGGCGCCCGGTGCCCACCCGGTGCCGTCGGACCCGACGTCGAGGACGAACCGGGACAGCTGCGCGCCGGTGGCCGGGTCGAACGTGACGAGTTCGTTCTCCTGCGTCAGGACGTGGACCCGGCCGGGCTGGACGGCGATCACCCGGCCGGGACCGACGTCGGCCCGCCAGCGTGGCACGCCGCCGGAGACGGCACGGCCGAGGAGCACCCCGTCGACCATGCTGACCACCGTCTGGTCGACCAGCTCGGCACCCGGGCCGTCCAGGGGCCGCACCGGGGTCGGATCACCGGAGCCGAGCAGCCAGGCCCGGGCGACCACGTCCCCCGACCCGGCGGTCCGCAGCGCGGCGCAGCCGGCACCGCCCGGCCCACAGCCGATCGGCGTCGCCGTCAACTCGTCACCGGCACCCGGTGGTCGCCATTGGCGGCCCACCGCACCGGTCGCCGCATCACGGAACTCCACCACCGCCGGCCCGTCGCAGCGGTCCACCGTGAGCAGCTGGCCAGCCGTACTCGTGCCGACCGGCTCGCGGCAGCCGGCGCCCACCGGGGACCGCCACAGCTGCCCGCCGTCGGCCAGGTCGACCGCCCGGACCTCACCGGCACCGGAGGTGACCACCGCCTCGCGGCCGTCGACCGTCCTGCTCACCGAGAGCCCGCTCGGCTGCCAGACGGTGGCCGTGCCGGTGCGCCGCGTTGCGCGCTCCCGCTCCGGCTCCGGTCCGTCGGCTCGCCAGGCGACCCGCCCGGTCCGCGCGTCGAGCGCCACCAGACGCCCGTCGGACCACCGGCTCACCACCGTCGTCCCGCTCGCCACCACCGCGTCCAGGGTCGCCGGCCACCGCCGGTAGGACCAGTGCGGGGTGCCACGGTGGCGGCCGTCGACCGGCTGGTCGGCGTAGACCTGGCGCGATGCCGCGTACACCCGGAGCCGGCCGTCGACGATCAACGGGGCGACCGGCAGGCGGCCAATCACCCCGGCCTCCGGCGCGCCGAGCGCCGGGTAGCCGCCCCGCGCGGTGGTGCTGACCTCGGCCGGCGCCAGGACGCGGTACGCGACGACCGCGACCGCCGCGGCGACACCCACCGCTGTCACCGCCGCCACGATTCGCCGCTGACCCGTCACCCGCCCCATGCCGCACCTCCGCACGGCACCCTACCCAGCGGCCGGTACCGGGCCCGGAGTCAGGCCGCCTCGGTCCGCCGGCCGGCGGCGGCGGCCAGCGCGGCGATGTCCTGCCGCAACGCCTTCTCCGCGGCCCGCACGGCCAGGCCACCGAGCAGCAGCGCGACGGCACGTCCGGAGGTCGCGGCGGGCTGCGCCTGCACCGTGACCCGGACCTCGGTGTACCTGCGTCGGCGTCGGCGCACGTCACGCAGCGTCCAGGTGATCCGGTAGTCGACCCGGTCACCGGGCGAGCCGAGCACCAGCCGCCGGGGCGGCTCGGCCACCAGCACGACGAACTCCTCGACCACCGTGCCGCCGTCCGGCCGGACCCGGATCTCGCGCCACGACGTGCCCGGCCCGAACGCCCCCGTGGTGAGCATCTCGACCGGACCGCCACCGGGCGTGCGCCGGGGGTGTTCGGTGAGCACCCGCCACAGGTCGGCCGCAGGCGCCTCGACCAACCCGTTGACCGCCACCGTCGACATGCCACCTCCCGTGGCACCGACGGTACGCGGCGTTACCCGGCTCGGGGCCCCCGGACGGAGAATCCTCCGCCGGAGACCCCTGCGGGCGTCAGTTCGCGAAGTGTCCCGCCCGGATCGCGTCGACGAAGGCGGTCCAGCCCGGCGGGCTGATCTCCAGCACCGGCCCGCCCTGGTCCTTCGAGTCGCGTACGCCCACCACGCCGTGGACACGGGCCAGATTGTCGGCCACCTCCACGCAGAGGCCCTGGTCGTTGGAGCGGCTGCTGGTCCGCCAGACCGCGCCCACGAGATCGTGCATCGTCGTCATCTCCCTCAGCTTTCGACGTGCCGCCGCCCCGCACCGGGCCGACCGAGGCGGGGGGCACCGGCCGGCCCGGCGCGACGTGGCGACGGAATTCCGAGGCGATCAACGAACGCGGTGGGTCCTTGATCGCACAGCGGGTGCGATCAAGGACAGGGCTGTCGGGTTCAGGTCAGTACGACGGCAGGACGGTCCCCGTCACCTCGCCCAACGCGATGGTGCTGCCATCGGGTCCGGCGGCGGTGGCGGTGATCGTCACCGTGTCGCCGTCGGCGAGGAAGGTGCGTTCCACCCCGCCCACGGCGACCGGCTCGGTGCCGCCCCAGCTGAGTTCCAGGAAGGAGCCGACCTGGTCGCGCCGGGGGCCCGAGATGGTGCCGGAGGCGTAGAGGTCGCCGGTGCGCAGCGAGGCGCCGTTGACGGTCAGGTGCGCCAGTTGCTGCGCCGGCGTCCAGTACATGCCGGCGAAGGGCGGCTCGCTGACCGGCTCGCCGTTCCAGCTCACCGTCAGCCGCAGGTCCAGTCCCAGGTGCGGCTCGTCACGCAGGTAGTCGGCCACCGGCGGGTCCTGCACCGGCGCCGGCACGAGGGCGTGCCGCAGCGCCTCCAGCGGGGTCACCCACGCGGCGACCGAGGTGGCGAACGACTTGCCCAGGAACGGCCCGAGGGGCTGGTACTCCCAGGCCTGGATGTCCCGCGCCGACCAGTCGTTGACCAGCACCACGCCGAAGACGTGATCGGCGAAGTCGGCGGCGGCCACCCGACGCCCGAGCGGGCTCGGCACGCCGACCACGAATCCGACCTCGGCCTCGATGTCCAGGCGCGCCGAGGGGCCGAAGACCGGCCCCTCGGCGCCGGGCCGCTGGCCGTGCGGGCGTACCACCGGCGTGCCGGAGACCACCACCGTGCCGGCCCGACCGTGGTAACCGATGGGCAGGTGCTTCCAGTTCGGCAGCAGCGGCGGCTGGCCGGGGCGGAAGATCTGGCCCACGTTGGCGGCGTGGTGCTCGGACGAGTAGAAGTCCACGTAGTCGGCCACCTCGAAGGGCAGCTCCATCCGCACCTCGTCCACCGGCACCAGCAGCGGCTCCACCGCCGCCCGGTGCGCGGCGTCGGTGAGCAGTTCGGTGATCCGCTGCCGCACGGCGAGCCACTGCGGGCGGCCCAGCGCCAGGAACGCGTTCAGCGTCGGCCGACACAGCGCCCCGCCGGCCAGCACCAGCTCAGCCGCCTCCGCCCCGGCCAGGTCCAGCACGAGATCACCGACGCGTACGCCGATGCGCGGCTCGCCGTCGCCCGCGCGGAACACCCCGTACGGCAGGTGGTGCACCCCGTACCCGGAACCGTCCGCGCCCGTCACCCAGGTCATGCCCGGTAGCCCCCGTTCACCAGCCCCAGCCGGATCAGATCGGTCAGTGGTTCCACGATGCTGCACGAGCCGAACCCGATCCACAGCGGGCGGGCCACGTCGTGTCGGCCCTCGGTCGCCTGCACCAGCGGTCGCTCGTCGCGCACGGTGAGCAGCTCGGCGACGGCGTCCACGGCGGCACCGTCGGCGGCGGCCAGCGTCGCGGCGAGCACGTTGCCGAACCCGTGGTGGGTGAAGCCGGTCTCCGGGTCAACGTGGCGCACCGCGTGGTGCAACCCGGCGGTGAGCTTGAAGGGCACCTGGCGGTCCCGGCAGGCCCCGATCACCGCGGCCAGTTCGGCCGGGCTGGGGAAGAGTTCGGCGGCCAGCCCACCGGTGCGGAACTTGGCGGCGACGGGCACCCCCGAGGCGCGGGCGGCGGCCAGCGCGTCCAGCGCCGACATCAGCCCGAAGGTCAACGGGATCTCGGCGTAGACGGTCGATCCGGCGGTGCGGCCCAGCTCGACCAGCTCGGCGGTGCCGGGCAGCGGGTCCTCGCCGCGCCGGGCCACGGCCGCCTCGACCTGGCGGATCTCGATACGCGGATCCGCCTCCACGCACGCCTTGCCGAGTTGACCGAGCGGGACGTCGCCGATCGCACCCACCGCGATCCGCTCGTCCGCACCGAGCAGGAGGGCAAGCTCCGCCAGCCGGGACACCGGCAGCAGCAGCGGGCCGACCAGCTCGGCGTACCACGCGGCGCGGTGCCGCCGGTGGGCGGCCACGGCGTCGGGCAGCGACGCACTGCCCGGCGGGAACACGGCGGCATCGTCGACCAGGCCGGCGACGAGTGCGGGCAGCTGCGTTGACACGAGACAAGAATGTACGGGACGCTTGCAGAAGCGGACAACAGCGTCCGATTATCGGACGATCAGCGGCTGACCGGGAGGCGACATGCCGTACTACCACAGCGTCGGCGAGCTGCCACGCAAGCGCCACACCCAGTTCCGGCAACCCGATGGCAGCCTCTACACCGAGGAGCTGATGGGTCAGGAGGGCTTCTCCTCCGACTCGTCCCTGCTCTACCACCGGTACGCGCCGACCGCGATCGTCGCCGCCGAGGAGTTCACCCCGCCCACCGTGACCCGGGCGCCCAACCTGCCGCTCAAGCCCCGGCACCTGCGCACCCACAAGCTCGACGGAGCCGGCGACGACCCCGTCCTCGGTCGGCGTTACCTGCTCGCCAACGACGACGTACGGATCGCGTACGTCCTGGCCGACCGGCCCTCCCCGCTGTTCCGCGACGCCACCGGCGACCACTGCCTGTACGTCGAGGCCGGGGCGCTGCGGGTCGAGTCGACCTTCGGCGTGCTGGACGCGGTCGCCGGCGACTACGTGATCATCCCTACCTCGACGGTGCACCGCCTGGTGCCCACCGGCGACGCACCGACCCGGCTGCTGGCCATCGAGGCGTCCGGGCACATCGGCCCGCCCAAGCGCTACCTCTCCGTACGCGGCCAGTTCCTGGAGCACTCGCCGTACTGCGAGCGCGACCTCCGGGGGCCGGAGGCCCCGCTGCTGGTCGACGGCTCCGACGTCGAGGTGCTGGTCCGGCACCGTCGCGGTTGGACCCGCCACGTGTACGCCCACCACCCGTTCGACGTGGT
This is a stretch of genomic DNA from Micromonospora sp. WMMD1082. It encodes these proteins:
- a CDS encoding DUF397 domain-containing protein, producing the protein MHDLVGAVWRTSSRSNDQGLCVEVADNLARVHGVVGVRDSKDQGGPVLEISPPGWTAFVDAIRAGHFAN
- a CDS encoding SRPBCC family protein gives rise to the protein MSTVAVNGLVEAPAADLWRVLTEHPRRTPGGGPVEMLTTGAFGPGTSWREIRVRPDGGTVVEEFVVLVAEPPRRLVLGSPGDRVDYRITWTLRDVRRRRRRYTEVRVTVQAQPAATSGRAVALLLGGLAVRAAEKALRQDIAALAAAAGRRTEAA
- a CDS encoding homogentisate 1,2-dioxygenase domain-containing protein encodes the protein MPYYHSVGELPRKRHTQFRQPDGSLYTEELMGQEGFSSDSSLLYHRYAPTAIVAAEEFTPPTVTRAPNLPLKPRHLRTHKLDGAGDDPVLGRRYLLANDDVRIAYVLADRPSPLFRDATGDHCLYVEAGALRVESTFGVLDAVAGDYVIIPTSTVHRLVPTGDAPTRLLAIEASGHIGPPKRYLSVRGQFLEHSPYCERDLRGPEAPLLVDGSDVEVLVRHRRGWTRHVYAHHPFDVVGWDGHLYPWAFSIHDFEPITGRIHQPPPVHQTFQGPNFVICSFVPRKVDYHPDAIPVPYHHHNVDSDEMLFYTGGNYEARRGSGIEQGSISLHPSGFTHGPQPGAAERSIGVDFFDELAVMVDTFRPLDLCGAATECEDDAYPWTWSRRPA
- the fahA gene encoding fumarylacetoacetase, whose amino-acid sequence is MTWVTGADGSGYGVHHLPYGVFRAGDGEPRIGVRVGDLVLDLAGAEAAELVLAGGALCRPTLNAFLALGRPQWLAVRQRITELLTDAAHRAAVEPLLVPVDEVRMELPFEVADYVDFYSSEHHAANVGQIFRPGQPPLLPNWKHLPIGYHGRAGTVVVSGTPVVRPHGQRPGAEGPVFGPSARLDIEAEVGFVVGVPSPLGRRVAAADFADHVFGVVLVNDWSARDIQAWEYQPLGPFLGKSFATSVAAWVTPLEALRHALVPAPVQDPPVADYLRDEPHLGLDLRLTVSWNGEPVSEPPFAGMYWTPAQQLAHLTVNGASLRTGDLYASGTISGPRRDQVGSFLELSWGGTEPVAVGGVERTFLADGDTVTITATAAGPDGSTIALGEVTGTVLPSY
- a CDS encoding PQQ-binding-like beta-propeller repeat protein, with the protein product MGRVTGQRRIVAAVTAVGVAAAVAVVAYRVLAPAEVSTTARGGYPALGAPEAGVIGRLPVAPLIVDGRLRVYAASRQVYADQPVDGRHRGTPHWSYRRWPATLDAVVASGTTVVSRWSDGRLVALDARTGRVAWRADGPEPERERATRRTGTATVWQPSGLSVSRTVDGREAVVTSGAGEVRAVDLADGGQLWRSPVGAGCREPVGTSTAGQLLTVDRCDGPAVVEFRDAATGAVGRQWRPPGAGDELTATPIGCGPGGAGCAALRTAGSGDVVARAWLLGSGDPTPVRPLDGPGAELVDQTVVSMVDGVLLGRAVSGGVPRWRADVGPGRVIAVQPGRVHVLTQENELVTFDPATGAQLSRFVLDVGSDGTGWAPGAAYAADGYVVVERLRQPVDPDGDDQRYYFTSEPLIVAAT